A genome region from Bufo gargarizans isolate SCDJY-AF-19 chromosome 2, ASM1485885v1, whole genome shotgun sequence includes the following:
- the LOC122929204 gene encoding olfactory receptor 11L1-like has protein sequence MQHYNFSKVTEIFLLGFQNIQSFNLCFFILLLIIFCVSVCGNLLIILVVSSSRSLHSPMYFFLTQLSFTDIMLSTTIVPNTLHIVLYEGSPVSFIACLTQYYFFSASEALECLVLTVMSYDRYQAICNPLHYTLVMDLTFCVRTISLCWLVILATMLMIYFTVSRLDFCGPNIIDHFFCDLEPLLELSCSDTFAMKLETLFLVIFLAICPVIVIIVSYVYIIFTILKIPSVTGRQKTFSTCSAHLSVVSLYYGSLITTYVFPRKQNAKTFLSLFYTVVTPLLNPMIYSLSNTDIKQALKKHWSNLSSMCHMNWLPCLSALPLIKITYPPHFTSAS, from the coding sequence ATGCAACATTACAATTTTAGTAAAGTAACTGAGATTTTTCTCTTGGGATTTCAGAACATACAAAGTTTtaatctttgtttctttattttgcTTCTGATAATCTTCTGTGTGAGTGTATGTGGAAACCTCCTCATCATTCTGGTGGTGTCCTCCAGCAGATCTCTCCACTCTCCTATGTACTTCTTCCTCACACAGCTCTCCTTCACAGATATTATGCTTTCCACCACCATCGTACCTAACACACTCCACATTGTGCTGTATGAAGGGAGTCCTGTGTCTTTTATTGCTTGTTTGACACAATATTACTTTTTTTCAGCTAGTGAGGCCTTAGAATGTCTTGTCCTGACCGTGATGTCCTATGACCGGTATCAGGCCATCTGTAACCCTCTACATTACACCTTGGTCATGGACCTCACATTTTGTGTAAGAACCATTTCATTGTGTTGGCTGGTGATTTTAGCTACAATGTTAATGATTTATTTTACAGTTAGTCGTTTGGATTTTTGTGGGCCAAATATCATTGACCATTTCTTCTGTGACTTGGAACCTTTACTGGAGCTTTCCTGTTCAGACACTTTTGCAATGAAATTGGAGACTTTGTTTCTGGTTATTTTCCTTGCTATTTGTCCTGTTATAGTAATAATAGTTTCCTATGTGTACATTATCTTCACCATACTGAAGATCCCCTCTGTGACCGGGAGGCAGAAGACCTTCTCCACCTGTAGTGCCCATCTCAGTGTGGTGTCTCTATATTATGGATCCCTTATTACCACCTATGTATTTCCACGCAAGCAAAATGCAAAGACATTTCTGTCCCTCTTCTACACTGTAGTAACCCCGCTGCTCAACCCTATGATTTACAGTTTGAGTAATACCGATATTAAGCAGGCACTTAAAAAACACTGGAGTAACCTTTCTTCTATGTGTCATATGAATTGGCTTCCTTGTCTTTCTGCTTTACCACTTATTAAAATAACCTATCCTCCCCATTTTACTTCAGCCAGTTAG